The Rhinoderma darwinii isolate aRhiDar2 unplaced genomic scaffold, aRhiDar2.hap1 Scaffold_1052, whole genome shotgun sequence genome includes the window atcagtatatagatatatgcctgtgtactatcagtatatagatatatgcctgtgtactatcagtatatagatatatgcctgtgtactatcagtatatagatatatgcctgtgtactatcagtatatagatatatgcctgtgtactatcagtgtatagatatatgcctgtgtgctatcagtatatagatatatgcctgtgtgctatcagtatatagatatatgcctgtgtgctatcagtatatagatataggcctgtgtactatcagtgtatagatatatgcctgtgtactatcagtatatagatatatgcctgtgtactatcagtgtatagatatatgcctgtgtactatcagtatgtagatatatgcctgtgtactatcagtatatagatatatgcctgtgtactatcaatatatagatatatgcctgtgtactatcagtatatagatatatgcctgtgtactatcagtatatagatatatgcctgtgtattatcagtgtatagatatatgcctgtgtactatcagtatatagatatatgcctgtgtactatcagtatatagatatatgcctgtgtattatcagtgtatagatatatgcctgtgtactatcagtatatagatatatgcctgtgtgctatcagtatatagatatatgcttgtgtgctatcagtatatagatataggcctgtgtactatcagtgtatagatatatgcctgtgtgctatcagtgtatagatatatgcctgtgtactatcagtatatagatatatgcctgtgtactatcagtatatagatatatgcctgtgtgctatcagtatatagatatatgcctgtgtgctatcagtatatagatatatgcctgtgtgctatcagtatatagatatatgcctgtgtactatcagtatatagatatatgcctgtgtactatcagtatatagatatatgcctgtgtgctatcagtatatagatatatgcctgtgtactatcagtatatagatatatgcctgtgtactatcagtgtatagatatatgcctgtgtactatcagtatatagatatatgcctgtgtactatcagtatatagatatatgcctgtgcagggccgccatcaggggggtattactggtactcccgtcaggggcccggccacatgaatgaagtaaaaggggcccgccgggctgccgtcgcccccccccccccctcggactgttgcccccccctcggactgttgccccccccctcgcaacgctcacgggcccccccctcgcaacgctcacgggcccccctcgcaacgcccgcggcacccccctagcgacacccccctagcgacactcccctagcaacactcgcggcagcccctgcatacctgttgtagcttcactggaggggaagatgcagcatgtgctgaagctgcgtgtggagatcccgccccccagctcctctacactgcagaccggacctgcaggctggtgagtatgttcccctatccattctgattcccatccccctgaccccatttgtggattgtataaagttggttaaaaagtttttgggtattttttcgttttcctagcgcttttttgccgcgattttcgtaatcgcggcaaaaatggcgcagttttgccgcgattatataaaaatcgcggcaaaaccgcgtgatttgtgccgcaattacgaaaattgcataaaaaaaagatacaaaacatgaaaagtgctgttaggctatattctcacagtgcggtcaagtcacgttttttttgcaaaaattgtggcaaaaaaatgggatttcaccgcactgtgtaactagactaaggccttattcagacggccgcattcggtccgtgacatacggagcgtgtatcggctgtatctcacaggctgaccacaattcatggaaccggactcctagcatcatagttatcagtgttgctgggagtccctgcctctctgcgggaatactgtcccatactgtaatgatgctttcagtacgggaccggggacagtattcccatgggaagggagggactatgatcatagataactgtgatgctagaaacccggctccctgaactgtggtcggtccgggaaatatggccgatacacggtccttatatcacagaccgaacatggacatctgaataagccacttacttgcctcctatttttggtgcggattgtgcaccgaaaattcactacaaatgacaatataaggccttattcacacgaacgtgttatacgtccgtgatacttattacgtcgcacggacttatgttagtgaatggggccgttcagactgtcagtgaatttcacgcagcgtgtgtgcgctgtgtaaaactcacgacatgtcatatacttgcccgtgtttcgcgcagcacacacccattgaagtcattgggtgcgtgcaaatcgtgcacggcacacggaagcacttccgggtgacgcgcgtgattcgcgctacacagggccgccatcagggggtattaggggtactagtgtagggggcacggccaaacttaattgaaaggggggtccggcaactgccgcgacttgcctttggtagaaaaaaacaggcccctgcaatggggcctgttcttttcaccaaaacaatgtcgtgagctgcgggcccccctctcgtcaaacaccgccgtgagctgcgggcccccctctcatcaccgccgcgaaacaccgcttgcgcgcgcgaacgaccgcaagctcgcacccgcgcgcgaacgaccgcaagctcgcacccgcgcgcgTGCAGgaccgcaagctcgcacccgcgcgcgtgcaggaccgcaagcgcgcgcccacgcgcgaacgaccaggcgcgccgccgagagggaggcggtgcgcccgcaacacaagtccgatctacggggaaggacagccacacagggacagcggcgcacagtttacttacctgctggcctgcctccaactccgcctcctcgtccgactccgcctcctcgtcgtccgactccgcctcctcgtcgtcctcctcgtccgactccgcctcatcctccttctccagagcgtagctgcgtaaggcgagggggaggagtctagttgttgcgcggcggcaggagttctacgatccccgccattttctggagcctggaggtcaaggacgacatctggaccgaagacatcgcctgaagaggactggagtgggagcagctcttctgacacggtgagtaaagtgtctcaaagtgctgatcatgtatggccctgctcacacagagtattttgcaggccgaaaaaatctgcctcaaaattccttaaagaattttgaggcagattttgacctgcccacactatcttgccgcgttttttgctgcgttttttgcccgctgcgattgaggacagcagacaaaaaacgcagcgaaaaatgcattttctgcctcccattgatttagatgagaggtcagaggcggaaccgcggcaagaaaggacgtgctgctttttcttttttccgcgactggctcccattgatttcagattaaatcaatgggcggcggttttggaagttgtttggtgctgattctgacgcagtgtccgagtcaatatcaaggcccaaaaactctgtgaactgggccttattgttagggcttattcagacgaacgtgtaatacatccgtgcaacgtgcgtgattttcacgcgcctcacacggacctatgttactctatggggccgtgcggactgtcagtgattttcactctgctgcgactgtgatacgctgcggattttccacaataaaatgtgttgcataaaatccgcagcgttcatgcctagtgtgttcctaccctaaggccggatttacacgagcgtgtgctttttgcgtgcgcaaaaaggtccataacagctccgtgtggcagcagcgtatgatgcgtggctgtgtgattttcgcgcagccgccatcattatgacactctgtttgtatgtttgtagcacgtggtgcttttctgttttcattcatagtttatacggctgcggaagtgctgggcgtgattttcacgcacccattgacttcaatgggtgcgtgatgcgcgaacaatgcacaaatataggacatgtcgtgagttttacgcagcggacacacggacacacgctgcgtgaaaatcactgacagtcggcacggccccatagagtaacataggtccgtgcgaggcgcgtgaaaatcacgagcattgcacggatgtattacacgttcgtctgaataagccctaacaataggcgaagttcacagagtttttgggccttgatattgactcggacactgcgtcagaatcagaaccaaacaacttccaataccgcctcccattgatttaatctgaaatcaatgggagccagtcgcggaaaaaagaaaaagcagcacgtcctttcttgccgcggttccgcctctgacctcccatcgaaatcaatgggaggtagaaaatgcatttttccctgcgttttttgtctgctgtcctcaatcaccgcgggcaaaaaacgcggcaagatagtgtgggcaggtcaaaatctgcctcaaaattcggtgcgcggttccaggcggtcgcgggtgggcatgcgcgggagtttgcgggtgcgcgcgatcggtcgcacgggcggcagtgtttgacggcccccatgacgacccccatgctacccagggccgccatgaggggggtattatgggtactgatgtgagaggcccggccaaacctaattgaaaggggggctcgcagctcacgacattcttttggtgaagaaaacaagccccattgcaggggtttgttttttttttctaccaaaggcaagtcgcggcagttgccgggcccccctttcaattaggtttggccgggcctctcacatcagtacccataatacccccgctgatggcggccctgggtaccatgatatggtgctggacggagtaccgttaacaggcggtgccacggtaggggggcccagaaaatttagctgtagggggccctgaaattccagatggcggccctgtgcctgtgtactatcagtatatagatatatgcctgtgtactatcagtatatagatatatgcctgtgtactatcagtatatagatatatgcctgtgtactatcagtatatagatatatgcctgtgtgctatcagtatatagatatatggctgtgtactaatatatgcctgtgttctatcagtgtatagatatatgcctgtgtgctatcagtatatagatatatgcctgtgtgctatcagtatatagatatatacctgtgtactatcagtatatagatatatgcctgtgtactatcagtatatagatatatgcctgtgtactatcagtatatagatatatgcctgtgtactatcagtatatagatatatgcctgtgtactatcagtatatagatatatgcctgtgtactatcagtatatagatatatgccagtgtactatcagtatatagatatatgcctgtgtgctatcagtgtatagatatatgccagtgtactatcagtatatagatatatgcctgtgtactatcagtatatagatatatgcctgtgtgctatcagtatatagatataggcctgtgtactatcagtgtatagatatatgcctgtgtgctatcagtgtatagatatatgcctgtgtactatcagtatatagatatatgcctgtgtactatcagtatatagatatatgcctgtgtattatcagtgtatagatatatgcctgtgtactatcagtatatagatatatgcctgtgtactatcagtatatagatatatgcctgtgtattatcagtgtatagatatatgcctgtgtgctatcagtatatagatatatgcctgtgtgctatcagtatatagatatatacctgtgtactatcagtatatagatatatgcctgtgtactatcagtatatagatatatgcctgtgtactatcagtatatagatatatgcctgtgtactatcagtatatagatatatgcctgtgtactatcagtatatagatatatgcctgtgtactatcagtatatagatatatgccagtgtactatcagtatatagatatatgcctgtgtgctatcagtgtatagatatatgccagtgtactatcagtatatagatatatgcctgtgtgctatcagtatatagatatatgcctgtgtgctatcagtatatagatataggcctgtgtactatcagtgtatagatatatgcctgtgtgctatcagtgtatagatatatgcctgtgtactatcagtgtatagatatatgcctgtgtgctatcagtatatagatatatgcctgtgtattatcagtgtatagatatatgcctgtgtactatcagtatatagatatatgccagtgtgctatcagtatatagatatatgcctgtgtactatcagtatatagatatatgcctgtgtgctatcagtatatagatatacgcctgtgtactatcagtatatagatgtatgcctgtgtactatcagtatatagatatatgcctgtgtactatcagtatatagatatacgcctgtgtgctatcagtatatagatatatgcctgtgtactatcagtatatagatatatgcctgtgtactatcagtatatagatatatgcctgtgtactatcagtatatagatatacgcctgtgtgctatcagtatatagatatatgcctgtgtactatcagtatatagatatacgcctgtgtgctatcagtatatagatatgtgcctgtgtactatcagtatatagatatatgcctgtgtactatcagtataaagatatatgcctgtgtactatcagtatatagatataggcctgtgtactatcagtatatagatatatgtctgtgtactatcagtgtatagatatatgcctgtgtgctatcagtatatagatatatgcctgtgtactatcagtatatagatatatgcctgtgtgctatcagtatatagatatatgcctgtgtgctatcagtatatagatatatgcctgtgtgctatcagtatatagatatatgcctgtgtactatcagtatatagatatatgcctgtgtactatcagtatatagatatatgcctgtttgctatcagtatatagatatatgcctgtgtactatcagtatatagatatatgcctgtgtactatcagtgtatagatatatgcctgtgtactatcagtatatagatatatgcctgtgtactatcaatatatagatatatgcctgtgtactatcagtatatagatatatgcctgtgtactatcagtatatagatatatgcctgtgtattatcagtatatagatatatgcctgtgtactatcagtatatagatatatgcctgtgtactatcagtatatagatatatgcctgtgtactatcagtatatagatatatgcctgtgtactatcagtgtatagatatatgcctgtgtactatcagtatatagatatatgcctgtgtactatcagtatatagatatatgcctgtgtactatcagtatatagatatatgcctgtgtactatcagtatatagatatatgcctgtgtactatcagtatatagatatatgcctgtgtactatcagtatatagatatatgcctgtgtgctatcagtgtatagatatatgcctgtgtactatcagtatatagatatatgcctgtgtactatcagtgtatagatatatgcctgtgtactatcagtatatagatatatgcctgtgtactatcagtatatagatatatgcctgtgtactatcagtatatagatatatgcctgtgtattatcagtatatagatatatgcctgtgtactatcagtatatagatgtatgcctgtgtactatcagtatatatttctgtcacttattattgtggggcacgaggcgcGATGATGAATTTGACCTCCATGTACCtcagtaatagtaattaaccccatcatgtacctcacacattaacccattatgactgagaaacatgatggggttaattactattaatgaggtacatggaggttacATTCATCATCACGCCTCGcgtctcacatcagaaaacggaagaacttttttattatttttttattactgttggtaaagtatcgttttggtatcaaaatcgcaatactacacgaagtatcggtatcggagtccaaattctggtatcgtgacatccctaatgacCGCAGGACCGAAAAGCTCCGCACCCCCCTATATAGACCTGGTatacggctcagcttcatctacctgatgattctctgggacattgggattttcctctggacagtcctgggaatacagaggactgggacatctctctggtggatttctcctactggatccatctgtaggaaacacacagggactgaatacatgactactgtatatctgtctatatatcagacacttctctctacacttctatgtttactgatcagagccggaattacaatgttgaggtcctcactaccggtGTCGATGTTCCTGCACCTTGTAAGCCGCCGGCCTAAAGGAGACTGTGCCCTACCAGAGCGAACGGCGGGGCGTaactggctccctgctccaccatagtatttacCTGTATCTGCCCTCTGTGGACGCGGATACACATGAAAGTGGCGGGACACAGGACGCCTCTATTTAGTTACCTGCAACCAAAAATGGTCTGGGTGTCACTTGCTTATTAgcctcttaaaggctgtgtacacctctgtaggcaatattttctatacatattaattaaccccttcacgacatggcTATATACTTTCCAACTCCTGATGCCCTGGGCAGGTgtcacataaataaatattggcAGAATGGAACAGGGTTGTACTTTCCTGTCCGCCGGCTCTCTCCACAAGTGCCGGCACATCTCCCCCTTAGTTTAATCAAACTTATgccaaacccctgcagatagcacctcatcccctgtagatagcgccactgaagctccctctaggagcggaatcatttgccagagcgttgccgtcaacttggctggaaattgtgcttctagagggagcccctgacgtctctgtccatatatggacagtgatgtcagggactcctctgggagtggaatccatggcctatttttgacctgtttaagagaaccatttctcaaatctgacgtgtcactttaagggtatgtgcacacggggctgataagatgcagattttctgcaaagtatttaattgcgagaaaatctgcagcgtattacagtagtagcaatgagggtgagattttaacaaatctcatctacacgtcgcgCCAAAAATTAGTTTTGGACGTTCCGCCGTGTTTACGCCATGTGGAGACGTATCATAAGTGGGAATaagattttacttatccaagacattgtgagattgttttttcagaacacgttgtactttatattagaggTAAATTTAGCtccatacattctgtgttacagttactaaggatgaaaaaagacacaagtccatcaagaccaacctataatccgaccgtgttgatccagaggaagataaaacccccatgaggtggatgacaattgtctaattaggggaaaactcctccccgactccaaatctggaaatcagaataaatccctggatcagcgtcccatctccagaatctagtacccataacttgtaatattaaagagaacctccgattatactgacattatataggaaactattatactgccggagtgtgccGATAATCGTCTTTCTACATGACTTGTATTACCAGGTTTACTTCTGACTACAGCACGACTGCCCATAGTCCTCGCTGCCGGCtgcccataactctgcattaggagacagCGCGTCCTGCTCGTcttcatggctcctgtatccagaacggccgccagcgctgtacaatgtaatgtgacctctaatgcagagttatgagcagccggcagcacgaAACACAGGGATCTAATGTGATGTAAAAGGAGCCGaaattgtggagctcctacattacatgtcattgtacacacgtgtatatgtgctgcacatgacggtattaaggcctcaacatgaccgccagtccagcctgtgcccacagtaatgccaatatatatctgtctcttctcaccttgtgatgtgcgtggccggtagtcctccatcatgacctcctcgtacagatccttgtgttcttctagatactcccactcctccatggagagatagacagtgacatcctgacaccttataggaacctgacacacacaatgatacagtcattacccagacacctcctgtgctgttactgtagaatttcccagcattcccagcagtgtcacctctccagtcagcagctcagtcatcttgtagataagttctaagatcttcttctcatgtatcccggagtgagggggaggctctgtgatgggactactgctccatcctcctgactcatggatgatgggactcgtacagtcacccgatgtcttcttcactattgtgtactcctgtgtatggagagagacacttagagaactgaacacagtattcccccctcagtagaaagagggagattgtgaccccgctgtatagacctctagtgaccccacatctgtaatactggagacctcacctacaaaaagacattgagaaaatagaacgaggccaaaactaaaaaggaaataatattggggggactagatggaccatgtgctctcctcctgccgtcatctcctatgtttctatatagaggtcatcctgatcctcctggttcctggtcattctcattgctctacaacattactattgctgcattggtgacatgacacataacggaccatattggtggctgaccttcagcttcttgacgtcacttggaagatcTGGAcgttgttatacaggacactggattattcctattatgtattgtcccttccctatgtgggacttgttctataatgtagaaaagtttacctctccgctcaacaggtagatgatctccaaggtgaagtctaatattcttctgctcatctcattcctgtgcttgtccatccttggtgggtcattcaggagaaggaacgttgtggaggagaagatgagaaaactggaggaactggaggatctagtactgcagacgtctttatgaagaaaggagaagatggagatcatacaggggacatcatcatgtgtgacatacagaacctcacttattgatcattgagagaaacatcttctcagagccgtcaccacatggaataaaggggtattcccaacacggacaactctccccaggatatgccagaaatgtctgatagatgcggctccacctctgggtggcctTGTTAGGCGGTTTCCGTAGCTCCTATAGAAAAGAATGGAGAGACACAATCTGCTCAggtcctcctgctatataatctgctgccaacagatcagactggtggtcaatgtgacagatgccctttatgaatgaatacacccctaatataagtttttacagatattagaagttacctcagAGATCCTGGATCTTCAGAGACATCTAAAATTCTTAATTATTATAGTATTCCCCTTTTCCTTGTAGATTATTTTACCGGATAGTAACTTTATTCACATCTGAAAGACAGATACTAACCATGGTTATTGGGAACCAGCGGTCACGTGTGAATGTgcagaaggtcccgccagtcctgcgagcatgtgcggaaggtcccgccagtcctgcgagcatgtgcggaaggtcccgccagaccagtgggcaggagcggaaggtcccgccagaccagtgggcaggcgcggaaggtcccgccagaccagtgggcaggcgcggaaggtcccgccagaccagtgcgcaggcgcggaaggtcccgccagaccagtgcgcaggcgcggaaggtcccgccagaccagtgtgcatgcGCAGTACGTCCCACCAATACAGTGTGTATGTCCTGGTAGTTTAGTGTGAGGTAGCAGCATGTATTGTGCTGGGTGTGCAGGATCTCTGCATCATCTTATCACTtagcagtcacatcttacacacagacttctgtaaaGCGTGACCTGTCCTCCATCGTCTACATTACTTGGTGCTTTTCCTTTTAAACCTGTTCCCCCACTTCttcattattctgtgctccttctagacctgtcctctgcttctacattactctgtgctcctccttctagacctgtcctctgtttctacattactctgtgctcctccttctagacctgtcctctgcttctacattactctgtgctcctccttctagacctgtcctctgcttctacattactctgtgctcctccttctagacctgtcatctgcttctacattactctgtgcctctcc containing:
- the LOC142698910 gene encoding uncharacterized protein LOC142698910 isoform X2, with the protein product MISIFSFLHKDVCSTRSSSSSSFLIFSSTTFLLLNDPPRMDKHRNEMSRRILDFTLEIIYLLSGEEYTIVKKTSGDCTSPIIHESGGWSSSPITEPPPHSGIHEKKILELIYKMTELLTGEVPIRCQDVTVYLSMEEWEYLEEHKDLYEEVMMEDYRPRTSQDGSSRRNPPERCPSPLYSQDCPEENPNVPENHQVDEAEPYTRSI
- the LOC142698910 gene encoding oocyte zinc finger protein XlCOF8.4-like isoform X1, whose translation is MISIFSFLHKDVCSTRSSSSSSFLIFSSTTFLLLNDPPRMDKHRNEMSRRILDFTLEIIYLLSGEEYTIVKKTSGDCTSPIIHESGGWSSSPITEPPPHSGIHEKKILELIYKMTELLTGEVPIRCQDVTVYLSMEEWEYLEEHKDLYEEVMMEDYRPRTSQDLESGRSFPLIRQLSSTSWGFYLPLDQHGRIIDGSSRRNPPERCPSPLYSQDCPEENPNVPENHQVDEAEPYTRSI